From the genome of Nicotiana sylvestris chromosome 2, ASM39365v2, whole genome shotgun sequence, one region includes:
- the LOC104237480 gene encoding 1-aminocyclopropane-1-carboxylate synthase 3, with translation MKLLSEKATCNSHGQDSSYFLGWQEYEKNPYDEVQNPKGIIQMGLAENQLSFDLLESWLAQNPDAAGFKRNGESIFRELALFQDYHGLPAFKNAMTKFMSEIRGNKVSFDSNKLVLTAGATSANETLMFCLADQGDAFLLPTPYYPGFDRDLKWRTGAEIVPIQCTSSNGFRITESALEEAFLEAKRRNLRVKGVLVTNPSNPLGTTLSRNELELLLTFIDAKGIHLISDEIYSGTVFNSPSFVSVMEVLMEKNYMKTEVWERVHIVYSLSKDLGLPGFRVGAIYSNDEMVVSAATKMSSFGLVSSQTQYLLSAMLSDKKFTKKYISENQKRLKKRHAMLVRGLKNAGISCLESNAGLFCWVDMRHLLSSNTFEAEIDLWKKIVYDVGLNISPGSSCHCNEPGWLRACFANMSEDTLNLAMRRMKAFVESTATNNPSHQTYQQSNTTSSKKKSFSKWVFRLSFNDRQRER, from the exons ATGAAGCTGCTGTCAGAGAAAGCCACGTGCAACTCTCACGGACAAGATTCTTCATACTTTCTAGGATGGCAGGAGTATGAGAAAAACCCATACGATGAAGTTCAGAATCCTAAAGGAATCATCCAGATGGGTCTTGCAGAGAATCAG CTCTCTTTCGATTTATTAGAATCATGGCTAGCACAAAACCCAGACGCAGCTGGGTTTAAGAGAAATGGAGAGTCAATATTCAGAGAGCTTGCTCTGTTTCAAGATTACCATGGCCTTCCGGCTTTCAAGAAT GCAATGACTAAATTCATGTCAGAAATCAGAGGCAATAAAGTAAGCTTTGATTCGAACAAGCTCGTTCTTACAGCCGGTGCAACTTCCGCAAATGAAACGCTCATGTTTTGCCTAGCTGACCAAGGCGACGCTTTTCTCCTTCCTACCCCATACTACCCTGG ATTCGACAGAGACCTCAAATGGAGAACTGGAGCTGAGATTGTGCCAATACAGTGCACAAGTTCAAATGGCTTCAGAATTACAGAATCCGCTCTTGAAGAAGCTTTTCTAGAAGCCAAAAGGCGAAATCTTAGAGTGAAAGGGGTTCTAGTGACCAACCCATCAAATCCACTGGGTACAACACTAAGCCGAAACGAGCTTGAGCTGCTTCTTACTTTCATTGACGCAAAAGGTATCCATCTCATTAGTGACGAGATCTATTCGGGGACTGTTTTTAACTCGCCTAGCTTCGTCAGTGTCATGGAAGTTCTAATGGAAAAGAACTACATGAAAACCGAAGTTTGGGAACGAGTTCACATTGTTTACAGTCTTTCGAAAGATCTTGGCCTTCCCGGTTTTAGAGTTGGTGCAATTTACTCCAACGACGAGATGGTTGTCTCTGCGGCAACAAAGATGTCCAGTTTCGGTTTAGTTTCTTCCCAAACTCAGTACCTTCTATCAGCCATGCTCTCCGACAAAAAATTCACGAAAAAATACATCTCTGAAAATCAAAAGAGGCTAAAGAAACGACATGCAATGCTTGTACGAGGTCTTAAAAATGCCGGTATTAGCTGCCTCGAAAGCAATGCTGGTTTATTTTGTTGGGTTGACATGAGGCATTTACTAAGCTCTaacacatttgaagctgaaattgacTTATGGAAGAAAATAGTGTACGATGTTGGCCTAAACATTTCGCCTGGATCATCATGCCATTGTAACGAACCAGGTTGGCTTCGTGCATGTTTTGCTAACATGTCCGAGGATACACTAAACCTCGCCATGCGACGTATGAAGGCTTTTGTGGAGTCCACTGCTACCAATAATCCAAGTCACCAAACTTATCAACAGTCTAACACAACAAGTTCAAAGAAGAAGTCATTCTCCAAGTGGGTTTTTCGGCTATCGTTTAACGACCGTCAAAGAGAACGATAG
- the LOC138885329 gene encoding uncharacterized protein, whose product MTEDSELWNVICDGLFIPMKTIGEPAVTIPKTRKEYNDTDHKSIEKNFQAKKILVYGIGPNEYTRISACQSTKEIWEALQTAHEGTTQVKMKDGESIQDMHTRFTSIINEIHSLGEINPRNKLVRKILSALPGSWESKVNAITEAKDLQNLTIDELIGNLKTYEMMKKKDHKRRERKREKNLVLMTDNNDSSGEDVDMAYLKKRFQKIVRRNGGIPNRGSSSKPRGYDLCHKCGKLVHFSKDFPLHKQDQYKHKIDKVAKRNPVPNKIFKRKDVADNVVKHALDAWRDSSSESGKDDEKGGSSMMAVESEEAEYDSIFALMANSDDDENVLTVELREIEHERVYLVMVDLKDTIDSLKKEKDILTEGIENIEHERDDLLVVVVDLKEAIEELRRESRHEITQKGKKVASEAHFKLENELKSVKSSLCSKKKLQEAHLKLENELKSVNLRETDNFRKI is encoded by the exons ATGACTGAAGATTCAGAACTCTGGAATGTTATCtgtgatggtcttttcattcctaTGAAGACCATAGGTGAACCAGCAGTGACAATTCccaaaacaagaaaggaataCAATGATACTGACCACAAGTCTATAGAGAAGAATTTTCAAGCAAAAAAAATCCTCGTCTATGGCATTGGACCAAATGAATACACTAGGATTTCTGCCTGTCAATCTACCAAAGAGATCTGGGAAGCTCTCCAAACAGCACACGAAGGGACAACTCAAGTCAA GATGAAGGATGGTGAGTCCATTCAGGACATGCACACTCGCTTCACCTCTATCATCAATGAGATTCATTCTCTGGGTGAGATTAATCCAAGGAACAAACTTGTCAGGAAAATACTCAGTGCATTACCTGGTTCCTGGGAAAGCAAAGTTAATGCTATCACGGAGGCAAAGGATCTACAAAATTTAACCATTGATGAACTCATTGGCAATCTAAAGACTTatgagatgatgaagaagaaggatcATAAGAGAAGAGAGCGAAAAAGGGAGAAGAACCTGGTCCTCATGACAGACAACAATGACTCAAGTGGTGAGGATGTTGATATGGCCTATCTAAAAAAAAGATTTCAGAAGATAGTTCGCAGAAATGGAGGTATTCCAAATAGGGGCAGCTCCAGCAAGCCAAGAGGCTATGACTTATGTCATAAGTGCGGGAAGCTAGTGCATTTCAGCAAGGATTTTCCTCTCCACAAGCAAGACCAATACAAACACAAAATAGATAAAGTAGCcaagaggaacccggttcctAACAAAATATTCAAGAGAAAAGATGTCGCTGATAATGTTGTGAAACATGCTCTTGATGCATGGCGAGACTCTTCCAGCGAATCTGGAAAAGATGATGAGAAAGGTGGTAGCTCTATGATGGCAGTAGAAAGTGAAGAAGCTGAGTATGACTCCATTTTTGCCCTGATGGCAAATTCAGATGATGATGAG AATGTGCTAACTGTGGAACTACGAGAAATAGAACATGAGAGAGTTTATCTAGTTATGGTTGATCTAAAAGATACCATTGATagtttaaaaaaggaaaaagatatcTTAACTGAGGGGATTGAAAACATAGAGCATGAGAGAGATGACTTATTAGTAGTTGTTGTAGACCTAAAGGAAGCAATTGAGGAACTAAGAAGGGAAAGTAGGCATGAAATCactcaaaaaggaaagaaagttgCAAGTGAGGCACACTTTAAGCTTGAAAATGAGCTAAAATCAGTGAAATCTAGTTTGTGTTCTAAAAAAAAACTTCAGGAGGCACACCTTAAGCTTGAAAATGAGCTAAAATCAGTGAACTTGAGAGAAACAGACAACTTCAGGAAGATCTAG